Within Staphylococcus sp. NRL 16/872, the genomic segment GCGTGTGAATATAGAGTGCATTTTAAAAATAGTGATGTAACTAACGATAAGATATAATATCGGTAATAAAAGTAGGTAAAGTTTCACCTGATAACATCCTTTCTATCATGACTAATATCATAGCATTCTACTATCTTTCTGACTAGAGGATTATACCTCTTATTTCTGACGTAATTTTGAACGAATGTTTGCAATTTCTTTTTCAATATCTTCTAATTGTTTCAATAAAGGATCTATATTTTGATTTAATGATT encodes:
- a CDS encoding SE1832 family protein, which codes for MDLESQLAELKYDYTRLQNDLEKRESLNQNIDPLLKQLEDIEKEIANIRSKLRQK